A stretch of the Chloroflexota bacterium genome encodes the following:
- a CDS encoding VOC family protein has protein sequence MAAVEGITHSGICALDLPESEEFYVERLGATFSNRSGFHVDKVVRGRSLNTVVALADYLLALMVPKNLLPQPSSDERRGANPLRHAFWVSRVRFEEVLKELGTRGVSFDGPVTHPESGPLGQSIYLRDPAGNFLEICWRRDRDRPFHPVITTGKLAEH, from the coding sequence ATGGCGGCAGTCGAAGGAATCACCCACAGCGGCATTTGCGCCCTCGATCTCCCGGAGTCGGAGGAGTTCTACGTCGAACGCCTGGGCGCCACATTCAGCAATCGGAGCGGCTTCCACGTCGACAAGGTCGTGCGGGGTCGGTCGCTCAATACCGTCGTGGCACTGGCGGATTATCTGCTGGCCTTGATGGTGCCGAAGAACCTGCTGCCGCAGCCGAGCTCCGACGAGCGCAGGGGCGCGAACCCGCTGCGCCACGCATTCTGGGTCTCACGGGTGCGGTTCGAAGAAGTGTTGAAAGAGCTCGGGACGAGGGGCGTGTCGTTCGACGGGCCAGTGACCCATCCCGAGTCAGGTCCACTCGGGCAATCGATCTACCTGCGCGATCCAGCTGGAAACTTCCTCGAGATCTGCTGGAGGCGGGACCGGGACCGTCCCTTCCACCCGGTGATCACGACCGGTAAGCTGGCGGAGCATTGA
- a CDS encoding VOC family protein produces the protein MPYRIETVPTESDEPPEFFGKAFQPGDVVERFSHLVLETSDLDRSEAWYRDIIGLDVLGRNLTNEERPHSVLRMNTGQLLILVERESVVVPRPGSVGLHHGFILTPSQMRRAMDRLRDLGIEMLCDREITRGDYSIELYDPDGHHVQIETLDPVQATEVIFPGVGVVDCGPVDSYQVGDVKLFKDGEFFLVRVPEGFLALSRWCRHFNGRVIWRQEHWHFYCPFHHATYDRCGAPTVLTRWSGRFRNLPALRLNPISFSADGHVLVDTDRVIDRATYEPAQASPAP, from the coding sequence GTGCCATATAGGATCGAGACAGTCCCAACCGAATCGGATGAGCCGCCGGAGTTCTTCGGCAAAGCTTTCCAGCCCGGGGATGTCGTCGAGCGATTCAGCCACCTCGTGCTGGAGACGAGCGATCTCGATCGGAGCGAAGCCTGGTACCGCGACATCATTGGCCTGGACGTGTTGGGCCGCAACTTGACAAACGAGGAGCGGCCCCACTCGGTCCTGCGCATGAACACGGGGCAGCTCCTGATCCTCGTTGAGCGGGAGAGCGTAGTTGTCCCGCGACCGGGGAGCGTGGGGCTCCACCACGGGTTCATCCTCACGCCGAGCCAGATGCGGCGAGCGATGGACCGACTTCGTGATCTGGGGATCGAGATGCTCTGCGACCGCGAGATCACGCGCGGCGACTACTCGATCGAGCTCTACGATCCTGACGGGCACCACGTCCAGATTGAGACGCTCGACCCCGTACAGGCGACGGAGGTGATCTTCCCAGGAGTCGGCGTGGTCGACTGCGGCCCGGTGGACAGCTATCAGGTGGGCGACGTGAAGCTGTTCAAGGACGGTGAGTTCTTTCTCGTTCGCGTGCCTGAGGGCTTCCTCGCACTCTCCCGCTGGTGCCGTCACTTCAACGGACGGGTCATCTGGCGACAGGAGCACTGGCACTTCTATTGCCCCTTCCACCATGCGACTTACGACCGGTGCGGGGCGCCGACCGTTCTTACACGCTGGAGTGGGCGCTTCCGCAATCTTCCCGCGCTCCGGCTCAACCCTATTAGCTTTAGTGCGGACGGGCACGTGCTCGTCGACACGGACCGGGTCATCGACCGTGCGACGTACGAGCCGGCACAGGCGAGCCCAGCGCCCTAA